The following proteins are co-located in the Echinicola sp. 20G genome:
- the hemW gene encoding radical SAM family heme chaperone HemW: MAGIYIHIPFCKQACHYCDFHFSTNTKLKEEMVQMICKELTLRKDYLGSQTLIKTIYFGGGTPSLLNEAELSAILQTINIHYKLDLEEITIETNPDDLSQNKLHELKSLGFDRLSIGIQSFSDEVLKFYNRSHSAEESKKCIQRARNTGFEKMSIDLMYGFPQANHELWKSDLTQAIGLDPGHISSYCLTVEPGTALGNWSQKGKFIPASEDFGAEQFELMQDYLEKAGYVQYEISNFGKPGAFAIHNTNYWKGMPYLGIGPSAHSFDGKTRQHNISNNVQYIKALQKDHLLSEKDELSQSDILNEYLLTSLRTIWGTDLQKVKRQFGIDLLASKSTDIQFFLEDGLVKIEKENLLLTKQGKLLADYIAGKLFV, encoded by the coding sequence TTGGCAGGAATTTATATCCATATCCCTTTTTGTAAGCAGGCATGTCACTACTGCGACTTTCATTTCAGCACCAACACCAAATTAAAGGAAGAAATGGTGCAAATGATCTGCAAGGAATTGACCCTAAGAAAAGACTATCTAGGCAGTCAAACTCTGATCAAAACCATCTACTTTGGTGGCGGAACCCCTTCATTATTAAATGAAGCTGAGCTTTCAGCCATCTTACAAACCATCAACATCCACTACAAGCTTGACTTGGAAGAGATCACCATAGAAACTAACCCTGATGACCTCAGCCAAAACAAGCTTCATGAACTTAAGTCATTGGGATTTGATCGACTAAGTATTGGGATACAAAGTTTTAGTGATGAAGTACTGAAGTTCTATAATAGAAGCCATAGTGCTGAAGAGTCCAAAAAATGTATTCAGAGGGCCCGAAATACAGGTTTTGAGAAAATGTCCATTGACCTTATGTATGGATTTCCTCAAGCCAATCATGAACTTTGGAAGTCAGATCTCACGCAGGCTATAGGGCTTGATCCGGGGCACATCAGCAGCTATTGCCTCACTGTAGAGCCTGGCACAGCACTAGGTAACTGGTCCCAGAAGGGGAAATTTATACCTGCTTCTGAAGATTTTGGCGCAGAACAATTCGAGCTCATGCAGGATTATCTGGAAAAAGCCGGCTATGTTCAATATGAAATTTCCAATTTTGGTAAGCCCGGAGCCTTTGCTATTCATAACACCAACTATTGGAAAGGCATGCCTTACTTGGGAATTGGTCCAAGCGCACATTCATTTGATGGAAAAACACGACAACACAATATTTCAAATAATGTCCAATACATCAAGGCACTCCAAAAAGATCATTTGCTTTCTGAAAAAGACGAATTAAGTCAATCCGATATTCTCAATGAATACCTTTTGACTTCTTTGCGGACGATTTGGGGAACAGACCTACAAAAAGTAAAAAGACAATTCGGGATAGACTTGTTGGCTTCAAAATCCACCGACATCCAATTCTTTTTGGAAGATGGATTGGTAAAGATAGAAAAGGAAAACCTCCTGTTGACCAAACAAGGAAAACTTTTGGCAGACTATATTGCTGGAAAGCTGTTTGTGTAA
- a CDS encoding DUF721 domain-containing protein — MKKYKDYNPRKKEITPLKEAFEELLQAYKLKDRFNEKKIVSAWAEMMGNSIASRTSSIYAKNKQLYVKLSAGPIKKELMMNKSKVLQIIEDKFGKGAIEDIHFL, encoded by the coding sequence ATGAAGAAGTACAAGGATTATAATCCGCGAAAAAAGGAGATCACTCCACTCAAAGAAGCCTTTGAGGAGTTGCTCCAAGCCTATAAACTGAAAGACCGCTTTAACGAAAAAAAAATCGTCAGTGCTTGGGCAGAAATGATGGGCAATTCCATTGCTTCCCGTACTTCCTCTATCTACGCAAAGAACAAGCAGCTCTATGTAAAACTTAGCGCTGGCCCCATCAAAAAAGAATTGATGATGAACAAAAGCAAAGTCCTACAGATCATAGAAGACAAATTCGGCAAAGGCGCCATAGAGGACATTCATTTCTTATAG
- a CDS encoding DUF4197 domain-containing protein encodes MKNKFGSYLLVVLFFMMSCTTAEVNKFIQGATEASLTEADVSNGLKEALVKGVGTGVESASSVDGFLANDLIRIGLPDEVQKVESTLRRIGLGSEMDKVITTINRGAENAAMEAKPIFINAIKQLAIKDAWDILKGEDDAATSYLQRTTTDQLVSLFKPHVQESLDQVGATKYYGDLVSTYNNFPTTSKKLDPDLNTYVTNRAIEGLFKLIAEEEKAIRENPLERSSSLLKRVFAAQD; translated from the coding sequence ATGAAAAACAAATTTGGCTCTTACTTACTTGTAGTGTTATTTTTCATGATGAGCTGCACCACAGCGGAAGTCAATAAATTTATTCAAGGCGCCACAGAGGCTAGCTTGACAGAAGCCGATGTAAGCAATGGACTGAAAGAAGCGTTGGTAAAAGGAGTGGGGACTGGAGTGGAAAGTGCATCTTCAGTAGATGGTTTTTTGGCCAATGACTTGATTCGAATTGGCTTACCGGATGAGGTGCAAAAAGTAGAGTCAACTTTGAGAAGGATAGGCTTGGGATCTGAAATGGACAAAGTGATCACTACAATCAATCGTGGAGCAGAAAATGCGGCCATGGAAGCGAAGCCCATTTTTATCAATGCGATCAAGCAATTGGCCATCAAGGATGCTTGGGATATCTTAAAAGGTGAAGATGATGCTGCAACCAGTTACTTGCAAAGGACAACAACTGATCAATTAGTAAGTTTGTTTAAGCCCCATGTGCAGGAATCACTCGATCAAGTTGGAGCAACAAAGTACTATGGGGATTTGGTAAGCACCTATAATAATTTTCCAACCACCTCAAAAAAATTGGATCCTGATTTAAATACCTATGTGACTAATAGGGCTATTGAGGGTTTGTTTAAGTTGATTGCAGAAGAAGAGAAAGCGATTCGTGAGAACCCTTTGGAAAGAAGCAGTTCATTGCTCAAAAGGGTCTTTGCTGCTCAGGATTGA
- a CDS encoding GAF domain-containing SpoIIE family protein phosphatase, whose amino-acid sequence MVKLPNINIGKIILLVSMLTWLGLLFVDLLRLFGKLNQMNLGIAEEITYTLEIIFFILVYLFYSRSIELNENNNFIQLIWRAASTGMMALGTSLLTRIFYVILGNTRLSTDPLLANFFYHVNFGMITIFLISCTLLWKKLILYQKNKNIVQQWQIYEVMLLVSMFYVYFNKNSFGSTFLFGLLLLLILGIILSVNLKWIPYLTFKDKWKSILFFFIILVTGTFLFFQVLGYDKSSYIIVSLTDNLFLLGLFGFVITYALFSLLVTLFNLPTSSVFEQKLTEAINFQKLSQSIQPGQNETQVLDILMDSCMSAAYADAAWLEIMDDDKNFQTLHQRFITNQTRKEVRELIQKSKSLSEYLNHLSQSSQDYANGFIEHELYKSALIIPIWVNKTLLGNIFLLKEVKNGFNKEMLNIMVTFVGQASISVENHRLLNQAIRNERYKEELKIAQRVQRSLLPSELHHNKDFDIVGFSEAADEVGGDYYETFQFDPHRFALIIGDVSGKGTSAAFNMSQMKGIFHSLVQLDLSPKEFLTRANNALSRCLAKNHFITTTYYVLDTEKKSISFSRAGHCPTLYFSKELNQSAFVSLEGMGLGIVRNKKYPNYLHERTIQYVSGDIMVMYTDGIVESKNQNSEEFGYDRLKEVLNQNKENQPETIKNNIIQSVYDFVGKSALPDDDYSLMVIKFN is encoded by the coding sequence ATGGTCAAACTTCCCAATATAAATATCGGAAAGATTATTCTCCTGGTGTCTATGCTCACCTGGTTGGGTTTGCTTTTTGTTGACCTCCTAAGATTATTTGGTAAGCTCAACCAGATGAACCTAGGAATAGCTGAGGAAATCACCTACACGCTGGAAATTATCTTCTTCATCTTGGTCTATTTATTCTATTCAAGATCAATAGAACTTAATGAAAACAATAACTTCATCCAGCTAATATGGCGGGCTGCTTCCACCGGGATGATGGCACTGGGTACTTCTTTATTAACGAGAATATTCTATGTCATCCTAGGAAATACCCGCTTGTCTACAGATCCACTATTGGCAAATTTCTTTTACCATGTCAATTTCGGAATGATCACCATATTCCTGATTTCATGCACGCTACTATGGAAAAAGCTCATTTTGTACCAAAAGAATAAGAACATTGTTCAGCAATGGCAAATATATGAAGTCATGCTTTTGGTCAGCATGTTTTATGTTTATTTTAACAAAAACAGTTTTGGCTCTACTTTCCTTTTTGGTCTTTTGTTGCTATTGATATTGGGCATCATACTTTCTGTTAATTTAAAGTGGATCCCCTACCTTACATTTAAGGATAAATGGAAGTCCATCCTTTTCTTTTTTATTATTCTAGTCACGGGGACCTTCTTGTTTTTCCAAGTGCTTGGGTACGATAAATCCAGCTATATCATAGTCAGTTTAACGGATAACCTTTTCTTGTTGGGACTATTTGGTTTTGTCATCACTTATGCCCTTTTCAGTCTATTGGTCACCCTTTTTAATCTTCCAACTTCCTCGGTTTTTGAGCAGAAACTAACTGAGGCCATTAACTTTCAAAAGCTAAGCCAATCTATCCAACCCGGGCAAAACGAAACCCAAGTACTGGATATTTTGATGGACAGCTGCATGAGTGCTGCTTATGCCGATGCAGCTTGGCTGGAAATTATGGATGATGACAAAAACTTCCAAACTTTGCACCAGAGGTTTATCACTAATCAAACCAGAAAGGAAGTTCGTGAGCTGATCCAGAAATCAAAATCACTCAGTGAGTATTTGAACCATTTGAGCCAATCCTCCCAAGACTATGCCAATGGTTTTATTGAACATGAGCTTTACAAGTCCGCTTTGATTATCCCCATCTGGGTTAATAAAACACTCTTGGGCAATATATTTTTGCTCAAAGAGGTTAAAAATGGCTTCAATAAGGAAATGCTCAATATCATGGTCACCTTTGTAGGCCAAGCCAGTATTTCCGTGGAAAACCACCGTTTACTGAACCAGGCTATCCGAAACGAAAGGTACAAGGAAGAGCTCAAAATTGCCCAAAGGGTACAAAGGAGCCTTTTACCATCAGAACTGCACCATAATAAGGATTTTGATATTGTAGGTTTCTCTGAAGCTGCAGATGAAGTGGGAGGGGATTACTACGAGACTTTTCAGTTTGACCCTCATCGTTTCGCTTTGATTATTGGCGATGTTTCTGGAAAGGGAACTTCTGCGGCCTTCAATATGTCTCAGATGAAAGGGATCTTTCACAGCTTGGTACAGCTTGATCTCAGCCCAAAAGAATTCCTCACCAGAGCCAACAATGCTTTGAGTAGATGCCTGGCCAAAAACCATTTCATTACGACAACTTATTATGTGTTGGACACGGAAAAAAAATCGATTTCCTTCAGTCGGGCAGGTCACTGCCCTACACTATATTTTAGTAAGGAGCTAAACCAATCTGCATTTGTTTCATTGGAAGGAATGGGGCTTGGTATCGTCAGAAATAAAAAATATCCAAACTACCTGCATGAAAGGACTATACAATACGTTAGCGGAGACATTATGGTCATGTATACTGACGGAATTGTAGAGTCTAAGAACCAAAACAGTGAGGAATTTGGTTATGATAGGTTAAAAGAAGTTTTGAATCAAAATAAAGAAAATCAGCCAGAAACGATCAAAAACAATATCATACAATCTGTATATGATTTTGTTGGAAAATCAGCCTTGCCTGATGATGACTATTCCTTAATGGTCATCAAATTCAATTAA
- a CDS encoding STAS domain-containing protein — translation MLSIDKQKDIEHVTLILDGQVDASNSVELDDEIKEVLSLNYKTILVDGSGLDYISSAGLGVFMSYLEDFEEKDIQFLIFGLSDKVANVFHILGLDQLITLKANKEDALKTINEA, via the coding sequence ATGTTATCAATAGACAAACAAAAAGACATAGAGCACGTTACACTGATTTTGGATGGGCAGGTGGATGCCAGCAACTCTGTGGAGCTGGATGATGAGATCAAAGAAGTCTTATCTCTTAACTATAAAACCATCTTGGTGGATGGAAGTGGTCTGGATTACATTTCCTCTGCTGGCCTAGGTGTATTTATGTCGTATTTGGAAGACTTTGAAGAGAAGGATATTCAGTTTTTGATCTTTGGTCTTTCGGATAAAGTGGCCAATGTGTTCCATATCCTTGGCCTTGACCAGTTGATCACCCTTAAAGCAAATAAAGAAGACGCGCTAAAGACCATAAATGAAGCATGA
- a CDS encoding ATP-binding protein, which produces MKHELTLYCEKNKLAELRNFLDAELSSAKFSEVLKNELILAVEEVCANRMIHSHSCNPSNHLNIRVKQFDQSIIFEIIDTGEPFNMLDYVEPDLKEVIRSKTKGKLGIRLVKRIMDTIEIESTPAKHICRLIKQLNSK; this is translated from the coding sequence ATGAAGCATGAGCTGACCTTATATTGCGAAAAAAACAAGCTTGCGGAATTGAGGAATTTCCTTGATGCGGAGCTTTCTTCAGCCAAATTCTCAGAGGTTTTGAAAAACGAACTGATTTTGGCAGTGGAAGAGGTATGTGCCAACCGAATGATCCATTCGCATAGCTGCAACCCTTCCAATCACCTCAACATTAGGGTAAAGCAATTTGACCAAAGCATTATTTTTGAAATCATAGATACTGGGGAGCCTTTCAATATGCTTGACTACGTCGAACCCGACCTCAAAGAAGTTATTCGAAGTAAAACTAAGGGAAAGCTTGGAATTAGGCTCGTCAAACGAATCATGGACACGATTGAAATAGAAAGCACCCCCGCCAAACACATATGCCGATTGATCAAACAATTGAATTCCAAATAA
- a CDS encoding peptidylprolyl isomerase, translated as MKTTYLGFLAMGMILACSPKTQVNQSTSPSDEPQYLLTVGNENVPADEFLHMLSKNRDFNQSGEKLSPEEFEENLSLFIDYKLKVKEAEALGMHESEDFIREFGTFKEDLKKPYLLENSLQEGELRKAYSRMQEVVHAQHILLRFPPNASKDDSIAVLRMAINLKEKAEGGANFGELALEYSQDPSVSTNQGDLGYFTSLQMVYAFEDAVYQLQEGQVSDPVLTSFGYHIIKLIDRKPNPGQVRVSHILVRTDPADPVSEDRARRKITDIYTELQKDDVSWDEVCKAYSEDNATKNSSGNLPWFGVGAFIKEFENAAFSLREEGEISAPVKSPYGYHIIRLEEMKPIASYEEMEESLKSKILRDSRSDLIQSQVVAIQKSKYNFKENTAIINASISSMKQSSGGISNAHQILSGENLMDSTLFSIDAKPKKVSDLVSFIETDEVVIKPSQRNQFKAWLDKFIETSLAETEEMDLLANNEDYRLLIKEYRDGILLFNLMNEMVWQKALKDSAGLQEYFTTHQDQYQWKDRVQALIVKINKTSVKSPVQEFLTDKSFNSQLKSELTNYLEKEHSPLEFSIDQGTYEYTDHPVLKNAALQKKLQQVTIDNKTYIVLLGKQFPAGPKAFNETKGKVIQDYQESLDQNLISLLKENYIIQINEDEKNRIADIVVTQN; from the coding sequence ATGAAAACTACATATCTGGGCTTTTTGGCCATGGGGATGATACTGGCTTGCTCACCTAAGACCCAGGTCAACCAAAGTACTTCTCCAAGTGATGAACCACAGTATCTCCTTACCGTTGGCAACGAAAATGTTCCTGCCGATGAATTTTTGCATATGCTGTCCAAAAACAGGGACTTTAACCAAAGTGGAGAAAAGCTAAGTCCTGAAGAATTTGAGGAAAACCTATCGCTTTTCATTGACTACAAGCTGAAAGTCAAAGAAGCTGAAGCTTTGGGCATGCATGAGTCCGAAGACTTTATTAGGGAGTTTGGCACCTTCAAGGAGGATCTGAAGAAGCCCTATCTGCTTGAAAACTCCCTTCAAGAAGGGGAATTGAGAAAAGCCTATTCAAGAATGCAAGAAGTTGTTCATGCGCAACACATCTTGTTAAGGTTCCCTCCCAATGCCAGTAAAGATGACTCCATTGCTGTCTTGAGAATGGCCATCAACTTAAAAGAAAAAGCTGAAGGCGGGGCAAACTTTGGTGAACTTGCCTTGGAATATTCCCAAGATCCTTCTGTGTCTACAAATCAGGGAGATTTAGGTTATTTTACTTCCTTGCAAATGGTTTATGCCTTTGAAGATGCGGTGTACCAGCTTCAAGAAGGACAAGTCTCTGATCCCGTACTGACCAGCTTTGGTTACCATATTATCAAGCTGATTGATCGAAAGCCAAATCCCGGTCAAGTTCGTGTATCCCATATTCTCGTCAGAACAGACCCCGCCGATCCTGTTTCAGAGGACAGGGCAAGACGTAAGATCACAGATATTTATACAGAGCTTCAAAAAGACGATGTTAGCTGGGATGAAGTCTGCAAAGCCTATTCAGAAGACAATGCCACCAAAAACTCAAGCGGAAACCTTCCTTGGTTTGGCGTAGGAGCTTTTATCAAAGAATTTGAGAATGCTGCGTTTTCTCTACGTGAAGAAGGAGAGATCAGCGCTCCAGTAAAATCACCTTATGGCTATCACATCATTCGATTGGAGGAGATGAAACCCATTGCTTCTTATGAAGAAATGGAAGAAAGCCTTAAGTCCAAAATCTTAAGGGACAGCAGATCTGATCTGATTCAATCCCAAGTTGTAGCTATTCAAAAGTCAAAATACAATTTCAAAGAAAACACCGCTATCATCAATGCTTCCATTAGTTCAATGAAACAAAGTAGCGGAGGAATCAGTAATGCACATCAAATTTTATCGGGTGAAAACCTGATGGACAGTACGCTTTTCAGCATCGATGCAAAACCAAAAAAAGTATCTGATTTGGTAAGCTTTATAGAGACAGATGAAGTAGTTATCAAACCTTCCCAAAGAAACCAATTCAAAGCTTGGTTGGATAAGTTTATTGAAACTTCTTTGGCAGAAACCGAAGAGATGGATCTCTTAGCCAATAATGAAGACTATAGGCTATTGATCAAGGAATACCGCGATGGAATTTTGCTATTCAATTTGATGAATGAAATGGTTTGGCAAAAGGCTTTAAAGGACTCTGCAGGTCTGCAAGAGTACTTCACAACACATCAAGACCAATACCAATGGAAAGACAGGGTACAGGCTTTGATCGTCAAAATCAACAAGACTTCTGTCAAATCGCCTGTTCAAGAATTCTTAACGGATAAATCTTTCAATTCCCAGTTGAAAAGTGAGCTCACTAATTACTTGGAAAAGGAGCACTCTCCGCTTGAATTCAGCATTGATCAAGGAACTTATGAGTACACTGACCATCCTGTTTTGAAGAACGCGGCTTTACAGAAGAAATTACAGCAAGTTACAATAGACAACAAGACTTATATTGTACTCTTGGGCAAGCAGTTCCCTGCTGGGCCAAAAGCATTTAACGAGACCAAAGGCAAGGTAATTCAGGATTATCAAGAATCTTTGGACCAAAACTTAATCAGTTTATTAAAAGAAAATTATATCATCCAGATAAATGAGGATGAGAAAAATAGAATTGCCGATATCGTCGTTACACAAAACTAA
- a CDS encoding peptidyl-prolyl cis-trans isomerase, which translates to MKTEEENSEDNPILASVDNNYLRKADMEFLTKETTNPEDSANLAKRYLQSWIKKQVMIREAGKNITLSQAELDKKLLDYKYALIVYEYEKEYVEKHLDREVGEDEINQYYTDNKDNFILKEIIVRANYIKMDKSLSQNAQAERLMKRQTDTSGQELRELAIKSASNYFLEDSTWVNFDEIIINTPLAENNNKVQLLTRGNNLIKVEDDEFNYYFKILEYKLQDQIPPVDFVKDEISKIIINKRKVTLAETLQNNVYQRAQENNEFKIYE; encoded by the coding sequence ATGAAAACGGAAGAAGAGAATAGCGAGGATAATCCTATTCTAGCCTCCGTGGACAATAACTATCTACGAAAAGCAGATATGGAGTTCCTTACCAAGGAAACTACCAATCCGGAGGACAGTGCCAATTTGGCCAAGAGATACTTGCAGTCCTGGATCAAGAAGCAAGTAATGATCAGGGAAGCGGGCAAGAACATTACATTGAGCCAAGCTGAGCTGGACAAAAAATTATTGGATTATAAGTATGCCTTGATCGTTTATGAATACGAAAAGGAATATGTCGAAAAGCACCTTGACCGGGAAGTAGGTGAAGATGAGATCAATCAATATTATACGGACAACAAGGATAACTTTATCTTAAAGGAGATTATTGTCCGGGCCAACTATATTAAAATGGATAAAAGCCTTTCCCAAAATGCGCAAGCAGAAAGGCTTATGAAACGCCAAACAGACACTTCTGGGCAGGAATTAAGAGAGCTGGCCATCAAATCAGCCTCCAATTATTTCTTAGAAGATTCTACATGGGTAAACTTTGATGAGATCATCATCAATACCCCTTTGGCAGAAAACAATAATAAAGTACAATTATTGACCCGTGGGAATAATCTCATCAAAGTAGAAGATGATGAGTTCAATTATTATTTCAAAATCTTAGAATACAAGCTCCAGGACCAAATTCCTCCTGTGGATTTTGTCAAGGACGAAATCTCTAAGATCATTATCAACAAAAGAAAAGTAACCCTTGCAGAAACACTACAAAACAATGTTTATCAAAGAGCGCAGGAAAATAATGAGTTTAAAATATATGAGTAA
- a CDS encoding peptidylprolyl isomerase: protein MSNLTKIVAIGWLCLLSMGLHAQDTDSTSTAPKPSGQVLDKIVAKVDNYIILESDVQKAYLEAISQSQQGFEAPSRCDVFESLLINKLMVAKAEIDSVIVTDAEVILETNQRFNMVLQQFGGNEETLVEAYGKTAEQLKSEIHDLIKEQKIIGKMRANITQNMSVSPAEVRKFYNQIPRDSLPFFSQEVSVGQIVKKPEASRKEKDRVIQQLNDIKQQILDGETDFATMARKYSEDPGSKAQGGDLGFFRKGELAPEYESMALSLRQGEIGEPVESQFGVHLIQLLEIKGESFNTRHILIKPRPTEEDVNLAVKELDSLRNLIALDSVSFAKAAKDFSDDRGTSDNGGFFSDPTTGANRLNLRTLEDPILFFTLDTMNVGTLSQPIRYEQQNQRSGEAEKAVRLLFYKEKYPAHRANLEDDYEKLKAATKKQKESKALEDWFKIAKEEVFIDIDPAYDRCNALKE from the coding sequence ATGAGTAATCTTACCAAAATAGTTGCTATTGGATGGTTATGCCTTTTATCCATGGGGCTTCATGCTCAGGATACAGACAGTACAAGTACAGCGCCCAAACCTTCTGGGCAGGTACTGGATAAAATCGTAGCCAAAGTTGACAATTACATTATCCTCGAATCAGATGTCCAAAAAGCTTATCTGGAAGCTATTTCTCAGTCCCAACAGGGCTTTGAAGCACCTTCTAGGTGTGATGTCTTTGAATCGCTCTTGATCAATAAACTGATGGTGGCGAAAGCTGAAATCGACTCCGTCATCGTGACGGACGCGGAAGTGATCTTGGAAACCAACCAAAGGTTCAATATGGTTTTGCAGCAATTTGGCGGAAACGAAGAGACATTGGTGGAAGCTTATGGTAAAACAGCAGAGCAACTCAAATCAGAGATCCATGACCTGATCAAAGAGCAGAAGATCATCGGAAAGATGCGTGCCAATATCACCCAAAACATGTCGGTATCTCCTGCTGAAGTCCGAAAATTCTACAATCAAATCCCTAGGGATTCCCTCCCTTTCTTTTCCCAAGAGGTATCTGTAGGTCAAATTGTAAAAAAACCAGAAGCCAGCAGAAAAGAAAAAGATCGAGTAATCCAGCAACTGAATGATATCAAACAGCAAATCTTGGATGGCGAGACTGATTTTGCCACTATGGCCAGAAAATACTCTGAAGACCCTGGATCCAAAGCTCAGGGAGGTGATCTTGGCTTCTTTAGAAAAGGCGAATTAGCTCCCGAGTATGAGTCAATGGCATTAAGTCTGAGACAAGGTGAAATAGGCGAACCAGTTGAGTCACAATTTGGAGTTCACCTTATCCAACTATTGGAAATCAAAGGGGAATCATTCAATACCCGACACATCTTGATCAAACCTCGCCCAACAGAGGAAGACGTTAACCTTGCCGTCAAAGAATTGGATAGCTTAAGAAACCTAATTGCTTTGGACAGTGTGAGCTTTGCGAAAGCTGCCAAGGACTTTTCCGATGACAGAGGTACTTCCGATAACGGGGGCTTCTTCTCCGACCCTACCACTGGAGCCAATCGACTTAACTTGAGAACCTTGGAAGACCCTATTCTTTTCTTCACCCTGGATACCATGAACGTAGGCACTTTAAGTCAGCCCATCAGGTATGAGCAGCAAAACCAAAGATCGGGTGAAGCTGAAAAAGCCGTCCGCTTACTTTTCTACAAGGAAAAATATCCAGCTCACAGAGCCAACCTAGAAGATGATTACGAAAAGCTTAAAGCTGCCACCAAGAAACAAAAAGAATCAAAAGCCCTGGAGGATTGGTTTAAAATAGCCAAAGAAGAAGTATTTATCGACATTGACCCGGCCTATGACCGCTGCAATGCGCTCAAGGAGTGA